The candidate division KSB1 bacterium genome contains the following window.
GAAGGTCAACGATCTGATGACGCGGACCGAATTTGACCGCATGAATCAGAAGCTGACAAAAGCGAAGAAAACGCCGGCTAAAGCGCGGCCAGCACGTCCTGCCACGTTCCAGCCGTTGCTATTGGGAATTACGAAGGCTTCATTGACTACGGAAAGCTTTATTTCTGCTGCATCGTTCCAGGAGACCACGCGCGTATTGACAGATGCCTCGATTGAAGGCAAGATTGATTATCTGCGAGGACTCAAGGAAAATGTGGTGATGGGAAACCTGATCCCCGCTGGGACCGGGCTGAGCAAATATAAGAAGATAAAGGTCTATAGCCCGATGGAGGAAGAGGAACCTCCAAAAGAGCCAGCAAAGCCCGAGGACGCGACAAAGGCTGAAGAGCTAACTATGTAGTGCCTAAACGAAGACAATGGAATTTGAACTAAACGTGTCATTTCGAACAAAGTGAGGGATCTGGTGGTCTTGAGATTGTTGCTCTTACGGATTCCTCTCCCCTAACCAAGGGCTGAAATGATAGGAAGCTGAGTTTTCGTTCAAGCACAATGTAGCAGGTTTCAAAAAATTAACGATGGTAAAAAAAAACATTGCTATTTTAATATTTTTTCTTTATATTTTGCATCCCAAAAAATGGAGTTAGAGATTGCCAACAATTAATCAACTAGTCAGATTAGGTCGGAAGAAAGTTACTAAGAAAACATCGGCGCCGGCATTGACAGGGGCGCCGCAACGTCGCGGGGTATGTACTCGCGTCTATACCACTACGCCTAAAAAACCCAACTCAGCGCTCCGCAAAGTGGCTCGCGTTCGTTTGACGAACGGTTTTGAAGTCACCGCATACATCCCTGGCGAGGGCCATAATTTGCAGGAGCACTCGATTGTACTAATTCGAGGAGGACGTGTAAAGGATCTGCCAGGGGTGCGCTACCATATCATTCGAGGCGTTTTGGATACTGCTGGTGTTCAGGATCGTCAACAAGGCCGATCCAAGTACGGGACTAAGAAGAAAAAGAGCTGATTCTATCCAGCAAGTTGATGCGTTAACTTTCTAAAAAACGCAAAGCGAACGCGATAACGATGGATCAGTCGCAAACCAAGCACCTATATAAATAGCAAAGCGCCAATGGGTTGTGGCGATTTTGCGAAGCATAAATTGGATAGTTGCTAATCAGAAATAACCGTGAAAAATTATGTCGAGAAAAAAGAAAGTTGTTGCTAGAGAAGTCCTGCCAGACCCTAAATATAATAGCATTGTGGTAACGAAGTTTATTAATAGCTTGCTGAAGCGTGGGAAGCGAAGCGTTGCGGAAAAGATCTTTTACAATGCCATTGAAAAGATCGAAGCACGGACCGGCAAAAATGGTCTGGAAATTTTTCATAAGGGTTTGGATAATGTAAAGCCGATTTTGGAGGTGAAATCGCGCCGTGTTGGAGGTGCCACTTATCAAGTGCCTGTAGAAGTGAGCGAAAGTCGACGACAGGCGTTGGCAATCCGATGGATTATCAGCTTCGCTAAGGCCCGTCATGAAAAAACCATGGCGGACAAATTGGCTTCAGAACTGATTGCTGCATCAAATAACGAAGGCGCATCAATTAAGAAACGAGAAGATACCCACAAAATGGCGGAGGCTAATAGGGCTTTCGCTCATTTTCGCTGGTCATGAAGAAATGGTGAAATGACCGTCGCTCTGAAGTCGCGAAATCAGTCATTTCATCCGCTCCATCATTTATCTTCTCCACAACTTTAGAGAGCGATGACTAAAACCCGATTGAACTCTCTAAACATGTTTAGTGGAGTTTTTTATGTCTGGAAATAGGAGGCTGGAACAGATCCGAAATATCGGGATAATGGCTCATATTGATGCGGGCAAGACAACGACCACAGAACGAATTTTATATTACACTGGCAAAGTCCATCGGATTGGTGAGGTGGATGAAGGGACTGCAACCATGGATTGGATGCCGCAAGAGAAAGAACGCGGCATCACCATTACCGCAGCAGCGATCAGTTGCCAATGGAAGAACCATCAAATTAACATTATCGATACCCCGGGTCATGTAGATTTCACCGTTGAGGTGGAGCGCAGTCTGCGAGTACTGGATGGGGCAGTGGCGGTGTTTTGTGGTGTTGGTGGGGTCGAACCTCAGTCTGAAACAGTATGGCGTCAGGCAGATAATTACAATATCCCGAGAATATCTTTCATCAACAAGCTGGATCGAATTGGCGCCGATTTTTTCAATGCGGTCGATATGATCAAGACCCATCTCGGCGCAGTTCCATTAATGGTTCAAATCCCAGTGGGAGAGGGCGACCAATTCAGCGGCGTTATCGACTTGATTCAAATGAAATATTTGGTATTCGATGAATTCAGTTTGGGTGCGAAGGTCGAAACGCTTGAGATTCCAGCCGAATACCAGCAACGCGCGGCTGAGTATCGCAGCCAGATGCTGGAAGTGTTATCCGAGCATGATGACGCCATCTTGGAAAAATACATTGAAGGTGCTCCCATCGAGGCGAACGATATCAAAGCCGCGATTCGACGAGCCACCATTGCGGTAAAGTTGACACCAGTTTTATGCGGCTCAGCGCTGAAAAATAAAGGTGTTCAACCATTACTCGATGCAATCGTCGATTATCTTCCTTCACCTTTGGATATTCCGCCGGTGAAAGGGGTTAATCCAAAAACCGGTCGAGAAGAACGGCGTCAAGCTTCGGATGATGAGCATTTCAGTGCGTTGGCATTTAAGGTTGCCACTGACCCATTCGTTGAGAAACTGGTATATATCCGCGTCTATTCGGGAATGGCGCGGGTTGGACAAAGTGTTTATAATAGCAATACTGGCAAACACGAACGGATTGGACGAATTTTATTGATGTCGTCCAACAAACGGGATGATTTGAAAGAAGTGCACAGTGGAGAAATTGTAGCTATTACTGGATTTCGGACCACAAAAACTGGGCACACGCTGTGTGTTGACAAACATCCCATCGCGTTCGAAAGCATGAAGTTCCCTGAACCAGTGGTTTCTGTGGCGATCGAGCCAAAGACGAAGGCGGACCAAGACCGATTGGTCGAATCGCTGGCCCGATTGGCGGATGAAGACCCAACTTTTCTGGTAAAAAACGACGAGGAGACCGGGCAGACGATCATCTCTGGGATGGGCGAGCTTCATCTCGATATCATCGTCGATCGGCTGACGCGCGAGTTTCGAGTGAAGGCCAATGTGGGCAAGCCGCAAGTCGCTTATAAGGAATCGATCACTACAATTGCCCGGGCCGAAGGAAGATTTTTTAAACAAATTGCGGGCAAAAATCAATTTGCTC
Protein-coding sequences here:
- the rpsL gene encoding 30S ribosomal protein S12, with amino-acid sequence MPTINQLVRLGRKKVTKKTSAPALTGAPQRRGVCTRVYTTTPKKPNSALRKVARVRLTNGFEVTAYIPGEGHNLQEHSIVLIRGGRVKDLPGVRYHIIRGVLDTAGVQDRQQGRSKYGTKKKKS
- the rpsG gene encoding 30S ribosomal protein S7, with product MSRKKKVVAREVLPDPKYNSIVVTKFINSLLKRGKRSVAEKIFYNAIEKIEARTGKNGLEIFHKGLDNVKPILEVKSRRVGGATYQVPVEVSESRRQALAIRWIISFAKARHEKTMADKLASELIAASNNEGASIKKREDTHKMAEANRAFAHFRWS
- the fusA gene encoding elongation factor G, producing the protein MSGNRRLEQIRNIGIMAHIDAGKTTTTERILYYTGKVHRIGEVDEGTATMDWMPQEKERGITITAAAISCQWKNHQINIIDTPGHVDFTVEVERSLRVLDGAVAVFCGVGGVEPQSETVWRQADNYNIPRISFINKLDRIGADFFNAVDMIKTHLGAVPLMVQIPVGEGDQFSGVIDLIQMKYLVFDEFSLGAKVETLEIPAEYQQRAAEYRSQMLEVLSEHDDAILEKYIEGAPIEANDIKAAIRRATIAVKLTPVLCGSALKNKGVQPLLDAIVDYLPSPLDIPPVKGVNPKTGREERRQASDDEHFSALAFKVATDPFVEKLVYIRVYSGMARVGQSVYNSNTGKHERIGRILLMSSNKRDDLKEVHSGEIVAITGFRTTKTGHTLCVDKHPIAFESMKFPEPVVSVAIEPKTKADQDRLVESLARLADEDPTFLVKNDEETGQTIISGMGELHLDIIVDRLTREFRVKANVGKPQVAYKESITTIARAEGRFFKQIAGKNQFAHVVLEIEPNQMGGGFKFDNLVSSEKIPKQFIHPIVEGIKEAMVGGVLLGYQMIDVTTKLVDGSYDEQDSTELAFKIAASMAFRSAAEKANPVLLEPIMRVDVTVPEEYLGEVINFLNSKRAKINKMTMRKNLQIVSATVPLSEMFGYTTMLRSLTQGRATHTMEFSHYERLPEERIQQMMAGTYSFK